A single window of Cryptococcus depauperatus CBS 7841 chromosome 2, complete sequence DNA harbors:
- a CDS encoding hydroxyethylthiazole kinase: MVKMTVDYSIYLVTGREFLPPGKDYYESLEQSLKGGVTLVQVREKTADTGEFIEVARKTKAICDRYNVPVLINDRIDVHLAVGTAGIHIGQTDCPAGLARSLAGPDAIIGLSVGNVDEAKRAIQQGVDYVGIGPVWPTHSKDVRNKKILGPDGVGEILDLLDESGIKTVAIGGIHLPNLAHLLHASISPVSRNALDGVAVISDIVASRTPEQAARGLREVTDSFSRSRKQLDRLTGVFRGNSVGAQGLKELVDQAVGLISVVKRMTPLVNQLTNNVTMNDSANVTLAIGASPIMATHPRDVHELSPAIGSLLINFGTITDKEGMLVAGRQANINRKPIVFDPVAIGATLYRQETSVELFANWQPTIIKGNAGEIGFMAESNEVASRGVDAFGSGFSDPGAIVKSLARKKAAIVVLTGEHDYISDGAVVVKISNGHHYLGCITGSGCQLGSIIASYVAAARDEHIAKHGTWENASQLVQGDMLVAAVIGVLVYTVAAEVAAAREDVKGPGTFRAALIDELYNLTPEVVKQHAKIKFL, from the exons ATGGTTAAAATGACCGTGGATTACTCGATATACCTTGTCACTGGCAGGGAGTTCCTTCCTCCGGGTAAA GATTACTATGAAAGTCTTGAGCAA AGTCTAAAAGGCGGCGTTACACTTGTACAGGTGCGAGAGAAGACGGCGGATACAGGCGAG TTTATCGAGGTAGCTAGGAAAACCAAGGCGATATGCGACAGA TACAATGTCCCAGTTTTGATCAACGATCGTATTGACGTTCATCTAGCAGTCG GTACTGCTGGCATTCATATCGGCCAGACAGATTGTCCTGCTGGTCTCGCCCGTAGTCTTGCCGGCCCTGATGCCATCATTGGTCTCTCAGTTGGCAACGTCGATGAAGCCAAACGAGCTATCCAGCAAGGTGTTGACTATGTTGGGATTGGCCCGGTATGGCCCACTCATAGCAAGGACGTAAGGAACAAAAAGATCCTCGGTCCAGATGGCGTAGGCGAGATCCTCGATTTGCTTGATGAAAGTGGTATCAAGACTGTTGCGATTG GGGGTATCCATTTACCCAACTTGGCGCATCTTCTCCATGCTTCTATCAGTCCAGTATCTCGCAACGCTCTTGACGGCGTGGCTGTTATTTCTGATATTGTGGCTTCTCGTACACCTGAGCAAGCTGCAAGGGGCCTTCGAGAGGTTACAGATTCTTTTAGTAGGAGTCGAAAACAGCTTGATAGGTTGACTGGTGTATTCAGAGGAAACAGCGTTGGGGCTCAAGGACTTAAAGAGCTGGTTGACCAAGCCGTTGGTCTCATTAGCGTGGTGAAGCGAATGACTCCGCTTGTCAACCAA TTGACCAACAACGTCACAATGAATGACTCTGCAAACGTTACGTTGGCTATCGGTGCTTCCCCGATTATGGCGACACATCCGCGAGATGTCCATGAGCTCAGTCCCGCCATTGGTTCTCTCCTTATCAACTTTGG CACCATCACCGACAAAGAAGGTATGCTTGTAGCAGGGAGACAAGCAAATATCAACCGAAAGCCCATTGTTTTCGATCCAGTAGCTATTGGTGCAACACTTTACCGTCAAGAAACCTCAGTGG AACTTTTTGCCAATTGGCAACCGACAATTATCAAAGGAAATGCTGGTGAAATTGGCTTTATGGCCGAGTCAAACGAGGTTGCTAGTCGGGGAGTGGATGCGTTCGGCTCTGGCTTTTCGGATCCTGGAGCCATTGTCAAAAGCCTGGCTAGGAAGAAGG CTGCTATTGTTGTACTCACTGGCGAACACGACTACATTTCCGATGGTGCAGTCGTTGTCAAGATTTCAAACGGTCACCATTATTTGGGATGCATCACAGGCTCAGGCTGCCAACTAGGCTCAATCATTGCTTCTtatgttgctgctgctaGAGACGAGCATATCGCTAAACACGGTACATGGGAAAATGCCTCACAGCTTGTTCAAGGAGACATGCTGGTTGCTGCTGTCATTGG CGTATTGGTCTACACGGTGGCCGCAGAAGTAGCAGCTGCTCGAGAAGACGTCAAGGGCCCTGGCACTTTCAGAGCAGCTTTGATTGATGAGTTGTATAACCTGACTCCAGAAGTCGTTAAGCAGCACGCCAAGATCAAATTTTTGTAA